In Acanthopagrus latus isolate v.2019 chromosome 17, fAcaLat1.1, whole genome shotgun sequence, the following are encoded in one genomic region:
- the mfap5 gene encoding microfibril associated protein 5, with protein MGGLPVVLLLCSFHALTAVAQTQQAEETEAPGGTLPANCREEMYPCTRMYSVHRPIKKCIGALCLYSLPRVYVINNEICMRTVCQQDEYLKAELCRELSGWPRRVKRTSDRKRCRNRRSNPKTWANKA; from the exons ATGGGCGGCCTTCCAGTggtcctgctcctctgcagtTTCCACG CACTCACAGCTGTAGCCCAAACCCAGCAGGCTG AGGAAACCGAGGCACCTGGAGGAACCTTGCCAGcca actGTAGGGAGGAGATGTATCCTTGCACCAGGATGTACTCGGTTCACAGGCCCATCAAGAAATGTATTGGTGCTCTTTGTCTCTACAG CCTTCCTCGTGTCTACGTGATCAACAATGAGATCTGTATGAGGACAGTCTGCCAGCAGGATGAGTATCTGAAAG CTGAACTGTGCAGAGAGCTGTCCGGGTGGCCCAGACGTGTTAAGAGGACATCTGATAGGAAACGCTGTCGCAATCGCCGTAGCAACCCCAAAACCTGGGCAAACAAAGCCTGA